The Hyalangium ruber genome has a window encoding:
- a CDS encoding FAD-dependent monooxygenase: MHNESGRSVATNNHAVLIAGGGPTGLMLAAELALAGIDVAVVERRVDQELPGSRAGGLHARTIEVFDQRGVAERFLSQGQIMQVAGFSFIPLDISDFPTRHNYGLALRQARIERIMAEWVAELPVTFYRGREVTGFAQDDTGVDVELSDGASLRAKYLVGCDGGRSLIRKKAGIDFPGWDASTSFLIAEVEMTEEPAWGIRRGEKGVNAIGKIDDGKRAGVVLVEPQVGDRIEPTLEDLRAALIAVYGTDFGVRNPTWLSRFSDMARQAAAYRERRVLLAGDAAHVHAPTGGQGLNIGVHDAVNLGWKLAQVVKGLSPETLLDTYHAERHPIGARVLRLTMAQIALGRGDDRTEALRENMAELLKMEQPRKQYAAMMSGLDVHYDLGAGHPLLGRRMPDLELSTESGPKRVFSLLHEARPVFLNLGAPGAFDITPWAEQVRRVDARYTGAWELPVLGAVTAPSAVLIRPDGHVAWVGDGTDSGLRDALTKWCRA; this comes from the coding sequence ATGCACAACGAATCCGGACGCAGTGTGGCCACGAACAACCATGCAGTGCTGATCGCCGGCGGAGGCCCGACGGGCCTGATGCTGGCAGCAGAGTTGGCGTTGGCGGGGATCGACGTCGCCGTCGTCGAGCGTCGCGTGGACCAGGAGCTCCCCGGGTCACGCGCTGGCGGCCTGCACGCCCGCACGATCGAGGTGTTCGATCAGCGGGGCGTCGCCGAGCGCTTCCTCTCGCAGGGGCAGATCATGCAGGTCGCGGGCTTCTCGTTCATCCCGCTCGACATCAGCGACTTCCCGACGCGCCACAACTACGGGCTCGCGCTCAGGCAGGCTCGCATCGAGCGCATCATGGCCGAGTGGGTCGCCGAGCTGCCGGTGACATTCTATCGAGGGCGTGAGGTGACGGGGTTCGCGCAGGACGACACCGGCGTCGACGTCGAGCTGTCGGACGGTGCCTCGCTCCGGGCGAAGTACCTCGTCGGGTGCGACGGAGGTCGGAGCCTGATTCGCAAGAAGGCCGGGATCGACTTCCCCGGCTGGGACGCGTCGACCAGCTTCCTCATCGCCGAGGTCGAGATGACCGAGGAGCCCGCGTGGGGCATCCGCCGTGGAGAGAAGGGCGTCAACGCCATCGGCAAGATCGACGACGGGAAGCGCGCCGGCGTCGTGCTGGTCGAGCCGCAGGTCGGCGACAGAATCGAGCCGACCCTGGAGGACCTGCGCGCGGCGCTGATTGCGGTCTACGGGACCGACTTCGGTGTTCGCAATCCGACCTGGCTCTCCCGATTCTCCGACATGGCTCGGCAGGCGGCGGCTTACCGGGAGCGACGGGTGCTCCTCGCCGGCGACGCGGCGCACGTGCATGCCCCCACGGGCGGACAGGGACTCAACATCGGCGTGCATGACGCCGTGAATCTCGGCTGGAAGCTCGCGCAGGTGGTGAAGGGCCTCTCGCCGGAGACCCTCCTCGACACCTACCACGCCGAGCGGCACCCCATCGGTGCCCGCGTGCTCCGACTGACGATGGCCCAGATCGCCCTCGGCCGCGGCGACGATCGCACCGAGGCCCTGCGCGAGAACATGGCCGAGCTGCTGAAGATGGAGCAGCCTCGCAAGCAGTACGCCGCGATGATGTCGGGCCTCGACGTCCACTACGACCTCGGTGCGGGGCACCCGCTGCTCGGGCGGCGCATGCCCGACCTCGAGCTGAGCACGGAGAGCGGTCCGAAGCGCGTGTTCTCGCTGCTGCACGAGGCCCGACCGGTCTTCCTCAACCTCGGCGCGCCGGGCGCCTTCGACATCACTCCGTGGGCGGAGCAGGTTCGGCGGGTCGATGCCCGATACACGGGCGCGTGGGAGCTCCCGGTGCTCGGTGCGGTCACTGCGCCCTCGGCCGTTCTGATTCGGCCCGATGGCCATGTCGCGTGGGTGGGAGACGGCACGGATTCGGGGCTGCGTGACGCGCTCACCAAGTGGTGCCGAGCATAA
- the xth gene encoding exodeoxyribonuclease III, whose protein sequence is MDLPGLNFQLGKELDAPRGGHRPRRPGSDGPVAQAGRTRRAGQPGARGPRRRDEGARARRGLKGLKIATFNVNGVKGRLPRLLEWLAETRPDVACLQEIKTGDATFPAKAIEDAGYRAIWHGQRSHHGVAILARSETPVEVRRGLPGDPGDVAARYLEADLHGLRIASVYLPNGNPVPSPNFDYKQRWMERLIAHAQTLMNSGLPVVLAGDFNVVPTNNDIYNAGTWRFDAVLQPETREKYARLLSQGWVDATRQLHPKERVYSFWVNHEAFRRNAGFRMDFLLLTPSLVPRLVAAEVDAEYRGREKPSDHAPVWIRLKG, encoded by the coding sequence ATGGACCTGCCAGGCCTGAACTTCCAGCTGGGTAAGGAGCTCGACGCGCCGCGAGGTGGGCATCGACCGCGGCGCCCCGGTTCCGATGGACCCGTGGCACAGGCTGGGCGGACTCGGCGTGCTGGGCAGCCCGGTGCTCGAGGCCCGCGGCGGCGCGATGAAGGAGCTCGCGCGCGCCGTGGTCTCAAGGGACTGAAGATCGCCACCTTCAACGTCAATGGAGTCAAGGGTCGGCTGCCGCGCCTGTTGGAGTGGCTGGCGGAGACGCGGCCCGACGTTGCCTGCTTGCAGGAGATCAAGACGGGGGATGCGACCTTCCCTGCCAAGGCGATCGAGGATGCCGGCTACCGCGCCATCTGGCACGGGCAGCGTTCGCACCATGGCGTGGCGATCCTCGCGCGCAGCGAAACGCCCGTCGAAGTGCGGCGTGGCTTGCCCGGTGACCCCGGAGACGTGGCGGCGCGTTACCTCGAGGCCGACCTTCACGGCCTGCGCATCGCGTCGGTGTACCTGCCGAATGGCAACCCGGTGCCAAGCCCCAACTTCGATTACAAGCAGCGCTGGATGGAGCGTCTGATCGCACACGCTCAAACGCTGATGAACTCGGGCCTCCCGGTGGTCCTGGCGGGCGACTTCAACGTGGTGCCGACCAACAACGACATCTACAACGCGGGGACGTGGCGATTCGACGCGGTGCTGCAGCCCGAGACGCGCGAGAAGTACGCGCGCCTGCTTTCGCAAGGCTGGGTCGATGCCACGCGACAGCTGCACCCGAAGGAGCGCGTGTACTCCTTCTGGGTGAACCACGAAGCGTTCCGCCGCAATGCAGGCTTCCGCATGGACTTCCTGCTGCTCACGCCCTCGTTGGTGCCACGCCTGGTCGCGGCGGAAGTGGATGCCGAGTACCGTGGCCGCGAGAAGCCCAGCGACCACGCGCCGGTCTGGATCCGGCTGAAGGGCTGA
- a CDS encoding CotH kinase family protein has protein sequence MRSILVAILGALLLASCESTGNHAREPEELPEVEPGPQAPESPAQPAPLEPPSPPESPTPPEPPAPELPSTPPPPTWPALQSQVEHFEIFFDQATWKLITQPSTAKAYAPGRFKARGVEYEVGVRLRGDQAREHPKLSWKVELPDGIKLDGARRFNFMAEWLDAGLLGDVFSYELMTGAGALAPRARYATLSVNGKFEGIFTMVEQVDKPFLKVHGLSSDGSIYRCGARDCEMKITPKAHYQYPWDKKTNEDQPWDDLNTFLNKVSRTPEHEFEDFLRESLELDEYLRYMAAGVLISISGIDDSGSYLVRDPERGKWHYVPWDLNNSMLMYYRMEQVGAVPITTMPIPAFTAYDTRMERIYQHKESKFGGAHLPFSALSQRIWDRPALRHRVLDYVEELLNTVFTEEAVAQRVDGQHAIIRELLPKDPYVLLPQAHYAPEYLKRYVAGRRAFLLAQIPLERRRGEGGVVINSFGILPGTAVNAEGSAEGYIDLYNREDTPVNVGGMTVTDQLSRQFKHRLPQGLVVPAHGTLRLIADGRPSAGPTHLPFKLQTRGGELGLFDGNRMTGVVDLTFHAPLTPGQAYGRLPDGAESWGWRPAQ, from the coding sequence ATGCGTTCAATTCTGGTCGCTATCCTGGGAGCGCTGCTGCTCGCCTCCTGTGAGTCCACGGGAAACCACGCTCGCGAACCCGAGGAGCTCCCCGAGGTGGAGCCCGGACCGCAAGCGCCTGAGTCGCCCGCGCAGCCCGCTCCCCTCGAGCCGCCTTCCCCTCCCGAGTCGCCCACACCACCCGAGCCGCCGGCGCCGGAGCTCCCTTCGACTCCTCCTCCGCCGACTTGGCCCGCGTTGCAGTCGCAGGTGGAGCACTTCGAGATTTTCTTCGATCAAGCCACCTGGAAGCTCATCACCCAGCCCAGCACCGCGAAGGCCTACGCTCCCGGCCGCTTCAAGGCGCGCGGGGTGGAGTACGAAGTCGGGGTGCGTCTGCGCGGGGATCAGGCCCGTGAACACCCCAAGCTGAGCTGGAAGGTGGAGCTGCCCGACGGGATCAAGCTCGATGGCGCCAGGCGGTTCAACTTCATGGCCGAGTGGCTGGATGCGGGCCTGCTCGGCGATGTCTTCTCCTATGAGCTGATGACGGGCGCGGGAGCCCTCGCTCCCCGGGCGCGCTACGCCACCCTCTCGGTGAATGGCAAGTTCGAGGGGATCTTCACCATGGTGGAGCAGGTGGACAAACCATTCCTGAAGGTCCACGGCCTGTCCTCCGACGGGAGCATCTACCGGTGTGGCGCTCGCGACTGCGAGATGAAGATCACCCCGAAGGCGCACTACCAATATCCCTGGGACAAGAAGACCAACGAGGACCAGCCCTGGGATGACCTGAATACCTTCCTCAATAAGGTGTCGCGCACCCCCGAGCACGAGTTCGAGGATTTCCTCCGAGAGAGCCTCGAGCTGGATGAGTACCTGCGCTACATGGCCGCCGGAGTGCTCATCAGCATCAGCGGCATTGACGACTCAGGCAGCTATCTGGTGCGCGATCCGGAGCGGGGGAAGTGGCACTACGTGCCCTGGGATCTCAACAACAGCATGCTGATGTACTACCGCATGGAGCAGGTCGGCGCCGTTCCGATCACGACGATGCCCATTCCTGCCTTCACCGCCTACGACACGCGGATGGAGCGGATCTACCAACACAAGGAGAGCAAGTTCGGTGGGGCGCACCTGCCCTTCAGCGCGCTGAGCCAGCGCATCTGGGATCGTCCCGCCCTCCGCCATCGGGTGCTCGACTACGTAGAGGAGTTGCTGAACACCGTCTTCACCGAGGAGGCGGTGGCCCAGCGCGTCGACGGCCAGCACGCAATCATCCGGGAGCTGTTGCCGAAGGACCCCTATGTCCTGCTCCCGCAGGCCCATTACGCCCCCGAGTACCTCAAGCGGTACGTCGCGGGCCGGCGGGCCTTCCTCCTGGCGCAGATCCCGCTGGAGCGGCGCCGCGGCGAGGGAGGCGTGGTCATCAACAGCTTTGGCATCCTGCCGGGCACGGCCGTCAACGCCGAGGGGTCCGCAGAGGGCTATATCGACCTCTACAACCGCGAGGACACGCCCGTGAACGTGGGAGGGATGACCGTCACTGATCAGCTGAGCCGCCAGTTCAAGCACCGGCTGCCCCAGGGGTTGGTCGTGCCAGCCCACGGGACGCTGCGGCTCATCGCGGACGGAAGACCCAGCGCTGGTCCAACCCATCTGCCTTTCAAGCTCCAGACCCGAGGCGGCGAACTGGGGCTCTTCGACGGCAACCGGATGACCGGGGTGGTGGACCTCACCTTCCATGCGCCGCTGACTCCAGGCCAGGCCTATGGGCGCCTGCCGGACGGGGCGGAGAGCTGGGGCTGGCGTCCGGCGCAGTGA
- a CDS encoding dihydrofolate reductase family protein, with protein MRKIIVGAMVSMDGVMQAPGGPTEDPTQGFKFGGWVMPYFEQEFGEEVDRLFSEKFDLLLGRKTYEIFAAYWPYYDEDARDGGIAKHFNEVKKYAVSRSGAVDTSWQGSVLLRDVADVKRLKQEDGPNLVTQGSTELVHALLANDLVDEMTLFTVPVVLGGGKKLFADGSAPHSYKLTRSRISSNGLVIAHYERGGEIKIGDTALDKPSKAEEARRERMKREG; from the coding sequence ATGCGGAAAATCATCGTCGGCGCCATGGTTTCGATGGATGGCGTGATGCAGGCGCCGGGCGGACCGACCGAGGATCCGACCCAGGGGTTCAAGTTCGGCGGCTGGGTGATGCCTTATTTCGAGCAAGAATTCGGCGAGGAAGTCGACCGCCTCTTCAGCGAGAAATTCGATCTCCTGCTCGGTCGCAAGACCTACGAGATTTTCGCTGCGTATTGGCCGTACTACGACGAAGACGCTCGCGATGGCGGCATCGCGAAGCACTTCAACGAGGTCAAGAAGTACGCGGTTTCGCGCTCGGGCGCGGTGGATACGAGTTGGCAGGGCTCCGTGCTCCTGCGCGACGTCGCCGACGTGAAGCGTCTGAAGCAGGAAGACGGGCCCAACCTCGTCACGCAGGGCAGCACAGAACTCGTCCATGCGCTCCTAGCCAACGACCTCGTCGACGAGATGACCCTCTTCACCGTCCCGGTCGTTCTCGGCGGCGGCAAGAAGCTGTTCGCCGACGGCTCCGCGCCACACAGCTACAAGCTGACCCGATCGCGCATCTCGAGCAACGGCCTCGTGATCGCCCACTACGAGCGCGGCGGCGAGATCAAGATCGGCGACACCGCGCTCGATAAGCCGAGCAAGGCCGAGGAAGCACGCCGGGAGCGAATGAAGCGCGAGGGCTAA
- a CDS encoding alpha/beta fold hydrolase — protein MTEPTTHTLKVPGAVLTYDVRRNTSSKEPVLLMIGSPMGAAGFRTLAGHFTERTVVTYDPRGVERSTKSDDKAESTPDQHADDLHRLIDALGAGPVDIFASSGGAVNALALVALHPQQVRMLIAHEPPSAQVLPDREAALATCRAIHDTYHRRGWGAGMAHFIAVVSHKGPFARDFAQQPPPEPAMFGLPPEDNGSRNDPMFAHNLLSCTHYQHDFGALKKASTHIVIGAGVESEGELASRAAHAVAERLGSSPVMFPSNHGGFLGGEYGQSGAPDAFAAKLREVLVQVAYT, from the coding sequence ATGACCGAGCCGACCACCCACACCCTGAAGGTTCCCGGTGCCGTGCTGACCTACGATGTGCGCAGGAACACCTCGAGCAAGGAGCCCGTCCTCCTCATGATCGGGTCTCCGATGGGCGCCGCGGGGTTTCGCACCCTGGCAGGGCACTTCACCGAGCGCACGGTTGTCACCTATGACCCCCGCGGAGTGGAGCGGAGCACGAAATCCGATGACAAAGCCGAGTCGACTCCCGACCAGCATGCGGATGACCTGCACCGGCTGATCGACGCGCTCGGCGCTGGGCCCGTCGACATCTTCGCCAGCAGCGGGGGCGCCGTGAATGCGCTCGCGCTGGTGGCCCTCCATCCCCAGCAGGTCCGGATGCTCATCGCGCACGAGCCGCCGTCCGCGCAGGTTCTGCCCGATCGCGAGGCGGCACTCGCGACCTGCCGCGCCATCCACGACACCTACCACCGCCGTGGATGGGGCGCGGGAATGGCGCACTTCATCGCCGTCGTCAGTCACAAGGGCCCGTTCGCGCGAGATTTTGCTCAGCAGCCGCCGCCGGAGCCCGCGATGTTCGGGCTGCCCCCCGAGGACAACGGCTCCCGAAATGATCCGATGTTCGCGCACAACCTGCTCTCCTGCACGCACTACCAGCACGACTTCGGCGCCCTGAAGAAGGCGTCGACCCACATCGTCATCGGCGCTGGCGTGGAGTCCGAGGGCGAGCTGGCGAGCCGCGCGGCACATGCCGTGGCCGAGCGGCTGGGCTCGAGTCCCGTCATGTTCCCGAGCAACCACGGCGGCTTCCTGGGCGGCGAGTACGGCCAGAGCGGCGCCCCGGATGCCTTCGCCGCCAAGCTGCGGGAGGTTCTCGTCCAGGTTGCGTACACCTGA
- a CDS encoding putative adhesin codes for MPTVKVPVGEHLYVWTNRAQNEPPDSCLISSHGLKYMVNIARSASFEVPRGTRIIFYADENRFLKDPGIQSMLERRYAEAETFEAGEDCPNYELTKFQGYHTGMVGTMLPILKKLHLKLGGISAQEQTGWETYAAIIASMDTLRNDSRVERTTQRQTLNQVTGRIRQLDSQATHYTNLETTLSQAPYEDLLEQAALRWTRIAKQTAIDDGRMLKVSRDALKKELQRLNEILYNPPMDMVTVRYRPFKFAISLKQAVTALRGAGYNYREIHCSFCRGSFADGVAEAFGQDRSMNARLK; via the coding sequence ATGCCCACTGTGAAGGTGCCCGTCGGCGAACACCTCTATGTCTGGACGAACCGCGCCCAGAACGAGCCTCCGGACTCGTGCCTCATCTCCTCGCACGGTCTGAAGTACATGGTGAACATCGCCCGCAGTGCCTCCTTCGAGGTACCGCGGGGCACGCGGATCATCTTCTATGCCGACGAGAACCGCTTCCTCAAAGACCCCGGCATCCAGAGCATGCTCGAGCGCCGCTACGCGGAAGCCGAGACATTCGAAGCGGGCGAGGACTGCCCCAACTACGAGCTGACGAAGTTCCAGGGCTACCACACGGGCATGGTGGGCACGATGCTGCCCATCTTGAAGAAGCTCCATCTGAAGCTGGGTGGCATCTCCGCGCAGGAGCAGACGGGCTGGGAGACCTATGCCGCCATCATCGCGTCGATGGACACCCTACGAAACGACTCCCGCGTGGAGCGCACCACCCAGCGCCAGACCCTGAATCAGGTGACAGGCAGGATCCGTCAGCTCGACAGTCAGGCCACACATTATACCAACCTGGAGACCACGCTCTCCCAGGCCCCGTATGAGGATCTGCTCGAGCAGGCCGCGCTCCGCTGGACCCGGATCGCGAAGCAGACCGCCATCGATGATGGGCGGATGCTGAAGGTCAGCCGCGATGCCCTGAAGAAGGAACTGCAGCGGCTCAACGAGATTCTCTACAACCCGCCCATGGACATGGTCACGGTCCGCTACCGGCCCTTCAAGTTTGCCATCAGCCTGAAGCAGGCGGTGACGGCGCTCCGAGGTGCGGGGTACAACTATCGGGAGATCCACTGCTCCTTCTGCCGTGGCAGCTTCGCCGACGGCGTCGCCGAGGCGTTCGGCCAGGACCGCTCGATGAACGCTCGGCTCAAGTAG
- a CDS encoding serine/threonine protein kinase, protein MAPHGTMGELEPACLPSGTEVGDWRVLEWHGKGAYGAVYRVERVGEGGAEPCALKLALHPMDPRFEREVELLSRIHEHPHVPRLRDRGLWAHPAGPFPFLVMEWVHGVPLYEWAEGRDRTSRQVLRVLAQVARALEATHGVGGLHRDVKGANVRVRPEDGRAMLLDFGAGDILGARPLTREVLPPGTAPYRSPEALRFQWLHWRKQGAHYEPSPTDDVYALGVTAYRLVTGSYPAPGVEPEVGSFMYPELAGLIRQMLAEEPSARGSAARVATALEKAAETAGRRADLPMLQRSARETTGSPRPVRMWRRGLVAAVAVIAVLAFCGWWATSWRWAENPGREGEDAGTAGLAKDSLTLRAPVERPEPTPKALSLEMPKKPLPGQARPPCKREVEINGGCWVRPEDSKPPCSDVAYEWRGVCYYPVLVPKPPATSEPR, encoded by the coding sequence ATGGCACCACACGGCACCATGGGCGAGCTGGAACCTGCCTGCCTCCCCAGCGGGACGGAGGTAGGAGATTGGCGCGTGCTGGAGTGGCACGGGAAGGGCGCATATGGGGCCGTCTACCGTGTCGAGCGTGTGGGCGAAGGAGGTGCCGAGCCTTGTGCGCTGAAGTTGGCCCTCCACCCGATGGACCCCCGCTTCGAGCGAGAGGTGGAGCTGCTCTCGCGCATCCACGAGCATCCTCATGTGCCACGCCTGAGGGACCGAGGGCTGTGGGCCCATCCGGCCGGTCCTTTCCCGTTCCTCGTCATGGAGTGGGTGCATGGCGTGCCGCTGTACGAATGGGCGGAAGGGCGCGACCGCACCTCGCGGCAGGTGCTGCGGGTGCTGGCTCAAGTGGCGCGGGCGTTGGAAGCCACGCACGGAGTGGGCGGACTGCACCGGGACGTAAAGGGAGCCAACGTGCGGGTGCGGCCCGAGGATGGGCGGGCCATGCTCCTGGACTTCGGGGCGGGCGACATCCTCGGGGCGCGTCCGCTGACGCGGGAGGTGCTGCCTCCGGGAACGGCTCCGTACCGAAGCCCCGAGGCACTGCGCTTCCAGTGGCTTCACTGGCGCAAACAAGGGGCTCACTATGAGCCGAGCCCCACGGATGACGTGTACGCGCTGGGCGTGACGGCCTACCGCTTGGTGACGGGGAGCTATCCAGCGCCTGGGGTGGAGCCCGAGGTAGGGAGCTTCATGTACCCGGAGTTGGCGGGGCTCATCCGCCAGATGCTCGCGGAGGAGCCCTCGGCACGAGGCAGCGCGGCACGGGTCGCCACGGCGCTCGAGAAGGCGGCGGAGACGGCAGGACGTCGGGCGGATCTGCCCATGCTCCAGCGCTCCGCTCGGGAAACAACGGGGTCCCCTCGTCCCGTGCGCATGTGGCGGAGGGGACTTGTCGCCGCAGTAGCTGTCATTGCCGTGCTGGCCTTCTGTGGGTGGTGGGCCACGAGCTGGCGATGGGCGGAGAATCCTGGGAGGGAAGGGGAGGATGCTGGCACCGCGGGTCTTGCGAAGGATTCGCTCACGCTCCGTGCGCCCGTGGAGAGGCCAGAGCCCACACCGAAGGCGCTCAGCCTCGAGATGCCGAAGAAGCCGCTGCCAGGACAGGCGCGTCCCCCGTGCAAGCGCGAGGTGGAGATCAACGGCGGGTGCTGGGTAAGGCCGGAAGACTCGAAGCCACCGTGCAGCGACGTGGCTTACGAGTGGAGAGGCGTCTGTTACTACCCGGTCCTCGTGCCGAAGCCGCCCGCGACCTCGGAGCCTCGGTAA
- a CDS encoding alpha/beta fold hydrolase encodes MRYLLPIAALLLLATGCATTPAAAARGFDPELTGYTYPFPVHEFAFDSQRQQLRMAYMDERPAEWKGRTVLLLHGKNFSGSSWEPTMKALVARGYRVVVPDQIGFGKSTKPATYQFSFAQLATNTRALLDSLGIERVSVVGHSMGGMLAVRFALQHPERLDQLLLVNPIGLEDYEDLVAYRPIDEWYRQELAATPESLREYQRQSYYAGEWKPEYERLLEPQAGWTQHPDYARVAWCSALTYDMIFTQPVVHDLPRLRVPTLLIIGQRDRTALGRPWAKPEVAPTMGDYPKLGRRTAEAIPNAKLVEFPGVGHLPQIEAFDRYIEALGQFLDTGT; translated from the coding sequence ATGCGATACCTCCTTCCGATAGCAGCCCTTCTCCTGCTCGCCACGGGCTGTGCGACCACTCCCGCCGCTGCCGCGCGCGGGTTCGACCCCGAGCTGACCGGCTACACCTATCCCTTCCCCGTCCATGAGTTCGCCTTCGACTCGCAGCGGCAGCAGTTGCGCATGGCCTACATGGACGAGCGCCCGGCCGAGTGGAAGGGCCGTACCGTGCTCCTGCTCCACGGCAAGAACTTCTCTGGCTCCTCCTGGGAGCCGACGATGAAGGCGCTCGTCGCGCGGGGCTACCGCGTCGTCGTGCCCGACCAGATCGGCTTTGGCAAGTCGACCAAGCCCGCCACCTATCAGTTCTCGTTCGCCCAGCTCGCCACCAACACCCGCGCGCTGCTCGACTCCCTTGGCATCGAGCGCGTGAGCGTGGTGGGCCACTCCATGGGCGGAATGCTCGCGGTGCGCTTCGCGCTCCAACACCCCGAGCGGCTCGACCAGCTCCTGCTCGTCAACCCCATCGGGCTGGAGGACTACGAGGACCTCGTGGCCTACCGCCCCATCGATGAATGGTACCGCCAGGAGCTCGCCGCCACCCCGGAGAGTCTGCGCGAATACCAGCGCCAGAGCTACTACGCTGGCGAGTGGAAGCCCGAGTACGAGCGCCTGCTGGAGCCACAGGCCGGGTGGACCCAGCACCCGGACTACGCCCGGGTCGCGTGGTGCTCGGCGCTCACCTACGACATGATCTTCACCCAGCCGGTGGTGCATGACCTTCCGCGCTTGAGGGTCCCCACCCTCCTCATCATCGGCCAGCGCGACCGCACCGCGCTCGGACGGCCCTGGGCCAAGCCCGAGGTGGCTCCGACGATGGGCGACTACCCGAAGCTGGGCCGCCGCACGGCCGAGGCCATCCCCAACGCGAAGCTCGTCGAGTTCCCCGGCGTCGGACACCTGCCGCAGATCGAGGCCTTCGACCGCTACATCGAGGCGCTCGGTCAGTTCCTCGACACGGGGACCTGA